The Medicago truncatula cultivar Jemalong A17 chromosome 4, MtrunA17r5.0-ANR, whole genome shotgun sequence genome includes a region encoding these proteins:
- the LOC11444048 gene encoding mitogen-activated protein kinase kinase kinase 18, translating to MKWNRGHAIGHGSTSTVSLATVSGEIFAVKSSELSRSEPLQREEKILSSLCYPNPHVVSYKGCDITKDNEKFMYNLFMEYMPFGTLSQHGGMLDEQAIMCYTRQVVKGLEHLHSKGLVHCDIKGANIMIGEDGAKIGDFGCAKSVNEAAAPIRGTPVFMAPEVARGEEQEFSSDIWSLGCTIIEMATGSSPWPNVDDPISTLYHIAYSNDVPQIPCFLSNQAKDFLGKCLRRNPKERFSASQLLKHPFLGELLCSNDKQVLESNSISPTSILDQCFWSSMEESQSLSFCSLIHTTSFENSLVDDRIKRLAGEPCLAWWHDDHDDENWITIRGKEVDGFCNCGSEIGSTSDELVKSSVKDRISGHFCNDHTHICRVSSFVGSNVNFQPDIVKMLLPSTLDVL from the coding sequence ATGAAGTGGAACAGAGGCCACGCTATAGGCCATGGCTCAACATCAACCGTCAGCCTAGCCACCGTTAGCGGCGAAATCTTTGCCGTCAAGTCATCCGAGCTATCGAGATCAGAGCCTCTACAAAGAGAGGAGAAAATTCTATCTTCTCTATGTTATCCGAATCCTCATGTGGTTTCATATAAAGGGTGTGACATTACCAAGGATAATGAGAAGTTCATGTACAATCTCTTCATGGAGTACATGCCGTTTGGCACGCTTAGCCAACACGGTGGCATGCTCGACGAGCAAGCCATCATGTGCTATACAAGGCAAGTTGTAAAGGGGTTAGAGCATTTGCATTCAAAAGGGTTGGTGCATTGTGACATCAAGGGTGCCAATATCATGATTGGTGAAGATGGGGCTAAAATTGGAGACTTTGGATGTGCTAAAAGTGTAAATGAAGCCGCGGCGCCAATCCGCGGAACACCGGTGTTCATGGCACCAGAAGTGGCACGTGGAGAAGAACAAGAGTTTTCTAGTGATATTTGGTCACTTGGTTGCACTATAATTGAAATGGCAACTGGTTCTTCACCATGGCCTAATGTAGATGACCCTATTTCAACACTTTATCATATAGCATATTCCAATGATGTTCCTCAAATTCCATGTTTTCTATCAAATCAAGCAAAAGACTTTTTAGGGAAATGTTTAAGGAGGAATCCAAAAGAGAGATTTTCAGCTAGTCAACTTTTGAAGCATCCATTTCTTGGGGAATTATTATGTTCTAATGATAAGCAAGTTTTGGAATCTAATTCAATTTCACCAACTAGTATTCTTGATCAATGCTTTTGGAGTTCTATGGAAGAATCACAAAGCCTTAGCTTTTGTAGTTTGATTCACACAACAAGTTTTGAGAATTCTTTGGTTGATGATAGGATCAAAAGGTTAGCAGGGGAACCATGTTTGGCATGGTGGCATGATGATCATGATGATGAAAATTGGATCACAATTAGAGGGAAGGAAGTTGATGGTTTTTGCAATTGTGGGTCAGAGATAGGTTCAACTAGTGATGAGTTGGTAAAAAGTAGTGTGAAAGATAGGATTAGTGGGCATTTTTGTAATGATCACACTCATATTTGTAGGGTTTCTAGTTTTGTAGGTAGTAATGTTAATTTTCAGCCAGACATTGTCAAGATGCTACTTCCATCAACATTAGATGTTTTATAA